The following coding sequences are from one Brienomyrus brachyistius isolate T26 chromosome 15, BBRACH_0.4, whole genome shotgun sequence window:
- the LOC125709315 gene encoding mucin-5AC-like produces MKTKVILVLCTVVLLTCGFPLEAAVSQPPLLSASLPVTGTTVPQPTVRPNQNLSLSNSSTAGEDLPPSDSAVRNNSTLSGEIPASGGPVSKDSDSGDAGLASGSPISNNSAPSAGGPPASDCPIRNNSTPSGGGVPVSCGPFSNDSDSSGAGLPAPNGAMTNNSAPCGDCPSASNGMNDSASSNTSKSPTSAPSSTLEYSVTHTATSASNSSVPFTSTLTNTTLTIGGVYPAVGTLPVSTHLNSAAPTSATSPLPASDPQPTPRSSESSPGLSTQTQLPRDGHSRLTVKDKEEDTHGLQPPLDPLLAGLVSVFILTAVIITLLLFLKFRRRNNQPEFRRLQDLPMDDMMEDAPLSMYSY; encoded by the exons ATGAAGACAAAAGTGATTCTAGTGCTTTGCACGGTGGTGCTCCTGACATGCGGGTTTCCCCTTGAAG CCGCTGTCTCCCAACCCCCCCTGCTTTCAGCTTCCCTTCCGGTGACAGGGACCACAGTGCCACAACCTACTGTGAGGCCGAATCAGAACCTCAGCCTTTCAAACAGCAGCACTGCCGGTGAAGACCTCCCACCCTCCGACAGTGCTGTCAGAAATAACAGCACCCTCAGTGGTGAGATTCCAGCGTCTGGTGGTCCTGTCAGTAAAGACAGTGACTCCGGTGATGCTGGCCTTGCCTCAGGCAGTCCCATCAGTAATAACAGCGCCCCCAGTGCTGGTGGCCCCCCTGCCTCCGACTGTCCCATCAGAAATAACAGCACCCCTAGTGGTGGTGGGGTTCCAGTGTCCTGTGGTCCTTTCAGTAATGACAGTGACTCCAGCggtgctggcctccctgcccCAAATGGTGCCATGACTAataacagcgccccctgtggtGATTGCCCTTCTGCCTCCAACGGTATGAATGACAGCGCCAGCAGCAATACCAGTAAGTCCCCTACAAGTGCCCCGAGCAGCACCCTGGAGTACAGTGTGACTCACACTGCGACCTCCGCCTCTAACTCCTCAG TGCCCTTCACCTCTACACTGACAAACACCACCCTCACGATTGGTGGGGTCTACCCTGCTGTGGGCACGCTCCCTGTCTCCACACACCTGAACAGTGCCGCCCCCACTAGTGCGACAAGCCCCCTCCCCGCCTCGGATCCTCAGCCCACCCCGAGGTCCAGCGAGTCCTCCCCCGGCCTCTCCACCCAAACCCAGCTCCCTCGGGACGGGCACTCGCGGCTCACCGTGAAAGACAAGG AAGAGGATACGCATGGCTTGCAGCCACCCTTGGACCCGCTGCTGGCCGGCctggtgtctgtgttcatcttgACGGCGGTCATCATCAcgctgctcctgttcctgaaatTTCGACGGAGGAATAACCAGCCGGAATTCCGCCGGCTGCAAGACCTGCCCATG GACGACATGATGGAGGATGCGCCCCTCTCCATGTATAGCTACTGA
- the LOC125709316 gene encoding uncharacterized protein LOC125709316 — translation MNWDTHFSSILSAADGSVAKMRERLTASAKAAEVVFPPSDASRGVNLGAPCLSRAPLAPGPAVQWSDIAALHAQFQSQSQAIESLTQALHSMERERDSQQRQLQALQEELQKLRECGAGKVWPRLGEEQWKREVGRELSSLRGRMDMAASLGSQEESFGSRLQREEMERLRREVDQLKQQLRRQEQDLSDQQAESRDARRHYERNCKTLESLADNYRSHTLDLSRTMSEYQHAHQDVQQLKLAVSELRGWILGEGRDPPACTARRADQKFPGRPPSGYRERPALDSEEESSPTPSLGDVSSDELSWSEDLETAPRRKHPGSFPLSESQSSETGSGPEEPPARSDELEEELLSELSVSDL, via the exons ATGAACTGGGACACTCATTTCAGTTCCATCCTGTCAGCAGCAGATGGCAGTGTGGCCAAGATGCGG GAGCGCCTGACCGCATCGGCAAAGGCTGCAGAAG TTGTGTTCCCACCAAGTGATGCATCGCGTGGCGTCAATTTGGGGGCCCCGTGTCTGTCACGTGCCCCCCTTGCTCCCGGTCCAGCGGTACAGTGGAGTGACATTGCTGCTCTTCATGCCCAGTTTCAGAGTCAGAGCCAG GCCATCGAGTCCCTTACGCAGGCCCTGCATTCCATGGAACGGGAGCGCGACTCCCAGCAGCGCCAGCTGCAGGCTCTGCAAG AGGAGCTACAGAAATTGCGTGAGTGTGGGGCGGGGAAGGTTTGGCCCCGTCTGGGAGAGGAGCAGTGGAAAAGGGAGGTGGGCAGGGAGCTGAGCAGCTTGAGAGGGCGGATGGACATGGCAGCGTCGCTCGGCAGCCAGGAGGAGAG CTTCGGTTCCAGACTGCAGAGGGAGGAGATGGAACGGCTGCGGAGGGAGGTGGACCAGCTTAAACAACAGCTAA GGAGGCAGGAGCAGGATCTGTCTGACCAGCAGGCCGAGAGCCGGGATGCCAGGAGGCATTACGAGCGCAACTGCAAG ACCCTGGAGAGTCTGGCGGACAACTACAGGTCACACACCTTGGACCTCAGCAGGACCATGTCTGAGTACCAGCATGCACATCAGGATGTTCAGCAGCTCAA GTTAGCTGTGTCGGAGCTGAGGGGTTGGATCCTGGGGGAAGGCCGTGACCCCCCCGCGTGTACAGCACGCAGAGCAG ACCAGAAATTCCCAGGAAGGCCTCCCAGTGGGTACAGGGAAAGACCGGCGTTAGATTCGGAGGAGGAGTCTAGCCCTACGCCCAGCCTGGGAGACGTGAGCTCAGACGAGCTGTCCTGGTCCGAGGACCTGGAAACAG CACCCCGCCGGAAACACCCTGGCAGTTTCCCGCTGTCAGAAAGCCAAAGCTCTGAAACAGGAAGTGGCCCAGAGGAACCGCCTGCAAGGAGTGAcgagctggaggaggagctgCTGTCAGAGCTCAGCGTCAGTGATCTCTGA
- the mmachc gene encoding cyanocobalamin reductase / alkylcobalamin dealkylase, which yields MAVSQVTVGEVEKKLHDSLTPLGFEVYLFKIGWYNALLSASLHLPYPDDTLAVVVLSTPDMFEQVFKPFLKRDACKGVRDPIDQCVAHCISSCVSQCFADLPVDICYDYEMLPSRKPRFLAQTAAHVAGAAYYYQRSDVTDDPWGDRKMFGVCIHPRLGGWFAIRALLVFPGLEVGVELQQRPPPDCVPSQKSRVELLERFNFHWRDWSYRNIIPTSQCYSEEQQMYFSTPPGQREALLRKWGFLESQDTGL from the exons ATGGCTGTGTCCCAGGTTACTGTCGGAGAGGTGGAGAAGAAACTGCACGACTCCCTTACACCCCTGGGTTTTGAGGTTTATCTTTTTAAG ATCGGCTGGTACAATGCGCTGCTCTCAGCATCCCTGCACCTTCCCTACCCTGACGACACACTTGCGGTGGTGGTGTTGAGCACCCCGGACATGTTTGAGCAAGTGTTCAAGCCGTTCCTTAAAAGGGACGCCTGCAAGGGCGTGCGTGACCCCATCGACCAGTGTGTGGCCCACTGCATCTCAAGCTGCGTGTCACAG TGTTTCGCAGACCTACCTGTTGACATCTGTTATGACTATGAGATGCTCCCAAGTCGGAAGCCTCGATTCTTGGCGCAGACCGCCGCCCACGTAGCTGGGGCAGCTTACTACTACCAGCGGAGTGATGTCACCGACGACCCATGGGGGGACAGG AAGATGTTTGGGGTCTGTATTCACCCCAGACTAGGCGGCTGGTTCGCCATTAGAGCTTTGCTTGTGTTCCCGGGCTTGGAGGTAGGAGTGGAGCTACAGCAGAGACCGCCCCCAGACTGTGTTCCCTCCCAGAAATCCAGAGTGGAACTGCTGGAGAGATTCAACTTCCACTGGCGAGACTGGAGCTACCGGAACATCATCCCGACAAGCCAGTGCTACTCGGAGGAGCAGCAGATGTACTTTTCTACCCCTCCAGGCCAGCGTGAGGCGCTGCTCAGAAAGTGGGGATTTCTGGAGAGCCAGGATACTGGGCTCTAG